The sequence below is a genomic window from Coffea arabica cultivar ET-39 chromosome 4c, Coffea Arabica ET-39 HiFi, whole genome shotgun sequence.
AGGAAGACCATGCCCTTGTTGTCCTAACTCCTGACCCAGTCACCCTCATCTTGCTCGCAGGCTATTAGCCTTGAAGTTTGGGCACCAGTTTAGCCTCCGGTAAACTAGCTCTATGACATTCAttattcagtttttttttttttgttttaaagattttgttttgctttaaGGTTACGGGAGCAGTGAATAGTGGCACACACTTGGCAACAAAATGGGAGTGTTGATATCATACGGTGGTAAAATTGCATGAGGAGGCAGAGCCTGCAAAAGGGTTTGAGGGAATGATGAGATGAGACTTTTCAATGGTTAGGTGGTAGAATAGGAGCATTGGGCACGGGGCATCGTGGAAGGCTTCAAGGCTATGAActccccaccccaaaaaaaaaaaggatgatcGCGAATGTATGATGGACCACTTTTTAACCGCATTAATCCTCCATTCGATCAATTGGACAAGAACAATTATCACCATTTTGATTGCTTGGAGAGCTTAAGGTAATTATCACCGTCTTCGTCAAATTCAAGAATCAAACTTGGCTCAGTACTTCTTCTCAATTGGCTACAAAAACGAGATAGTCATGATATACTACGCATACTTGAAGGACTTTCGCTGTACTCTAtccagtatatatatatatatatatatatatatatttttttttttttttttgggtgggggaGGGGAAGGGACAAActctatccttttttttttcggagacgATAATTGttgtataatctaatctattcTACACTAAGGGAGAAGGGGCGGATTTAAGGAGGCTCAGAGATAACTCGGAGGGAACTGAACCACCATCGGACCAAACGGATGCAAAACACACCCCGcctgaatttttttaaacaaaccACTTAAATGTGACATTTTGATAGGAGGCAAGTGTTCACTAAGTTAAGATGGTGGCCACCAGCATTTGGACAAACTCTATCTGGTCTAGTTAAAAGTGAGATTATGGTAGCTATTCTTGTACTGGAAATTTGAAGAAGATTTACCTAAACCTAATATTGATGACGTACTTCATTTTACCTAAACCACTGTTTTGGAGGTAAATTTTACTTTGCGTCTCCCTTAATGTTCAGTGAATAATCAAACACGCATTGGTTGGAAATCTTGCATTAAACTAGTATAACGGTTGTGTTCAAATTAAGGTAGTCCAGAAGAGGATGGGAGTAATTTTTCTTTAGTTTTAGCTGGAGAAACAACAACACTCTGTGGCCTGATTTATACAGCCAGCCTCGAGTTGCTCGCTGCCTAAGCATGCTTCATGGTTGTGAGTGACGCAAGCAAGAATTGCAGAGATCGAGATCGAGTGTGCATGCAATGACACAAATTATTTACTGTAAATtaagagagtgatacacttttTGAAGGCAAAAAAAGTGATTCTCATGAGCTGATTAAACATATGATAATAGGGCTTTGATAGTCATGCTTTTTTGTGCTCCCGTGCTTGGCTCCTGTGGGTATTATTTGTTCGACAATTCCTCCTCAATCagtagtaaattttttttttttttgagcttcGAAATTCCAAATGTTGGGGAATACATGCtccccctttttcttcttcGACCCTGAATTATATGTCAAACAACTACTAATCAATTACCTAGCGTGTGACGAGGAGGTTCTTTATTTTACTGTTTTCACTGACTCTGGTGGAATTTGAAATTGAGACCGCCCCATTCATTGCTCGAGACGGTTGCTTATGTAATCAATCATTCAGCTATCAAAATATTCTCTATTTCTTGAATAAGTCGGTTTATAATTATATAGAAAGTAGTTTTCATGTTCTTGAATAAGTTGTCAGCGTACGAATTGTTGAAGCAGAGTGGTGGCTTAAACTTTATATTAAAGAAGTAATGGTCAGGTGTTCGCTTAAATCCGGTTGTTTCCAATAAGATTTTGGCTTGGCATCGTCTTGGGCTTTGCAAGTCCGAAGTCTTTATGGACACTAATAGGAGAGAGTAGTTGTGGAGTGGACACCATGCCTTCGCTCTCAACTTTGGGCCTCAGTTTCCTAACTCCAGATTACGGAAGCTAGTTTACgtccaaaattaaagaaaatgaatTCTAATAATCTAGCACTActgcttgttttctttctttatatCTAACACTAGGGATGGCAACAGGACGGATTTGGAACGCGGGACTCCTCTTGCCCCCGCctccccgtcccccgccccattTCCCCCACAGGTCCGCGAGTGatgatttagttttttttcctaaaagTTTTTATTCAATTGATCACAACTAAAttcaaagaataaaataaaatatgggTCTGAAAAGTGTTGAAATAACATatcaagaaaattaagaatctcAATTAGGTTGTATAGATAACACCTAAGAATACTCATAAAGCACGTCCAAGAACATGGTTGTGCCAAATATCAATTAGGAATTTTCTTtgtaagaaagaatattaccacCTCAACAATGAAGCACTCTTGCTTCACAGTGACCAACAAGCATTAGGAATGGCAGTGCAATTAGATGTCATTGGGGCTCAGAACCAAAAACGAAAAAACCTACCTCTTTTTACGTTTAGGGTAAGATTGCTGAAATCTAAAGAATCCAATAGCAGCCAGCTCAAATCAGTGGAACACTTGTTAATCGAAACTTGTTATAAAAATCATGTTCATCTTCATAACTAAAAAACTAGTGCAACCTCACTAATAATTCATTATTATTAGATTATATAATGtattacatttatttatattaataaattgaaGCGAGAACGAAGCGAGGGATGAAGTGGAATGAGGACAGATGAATTTTTCCTCCCCCATTTTAAATGGGACGGGGACCGGGGGGGGGGGATGAAAACTTCCCCCAttccgttgccatccctactaACACAAATACTAGTTGATCAAACCATGAATTCATTTCGCTTGCTACAcacgttttccagatttctccGATAAAATGGCCTGTCCACTATTTATTTGATGGTTAGATGCATAATTTTTATTCAATGAAAATCTAAAAATGTCACGATCTGCTGTATAGGAAAACAGACAGGTTCATGGTAGACTAGTAGCAGTAAATGGTGACATTCCAAAAACGTGTGGTTTTCTCAAATATGGGACAGTCAAGAAAATCGGCTATTGCTCTTACTAGTAAATACTAGCAAAGAACTAACCAAAGTCTGTTCGAAGTAATGAACTACAAGTACTTTTAATCTTCAATCGCAAAATTCACCCTCCAATGAATCAATGACAAATCCTGTAATCAATTGTTGAAGGCCATTCTCTGCTTCTGAGATTCGGTCGGTAGCTTAACAGCAGTGGCCAATCCAATCGCTTGAAGTAGCCTCACTGCATACCAAGTCACGTCAATTTGCCACCATTCCAGTCCATGTCTAGCTGAATGTTCGAAAGCATGGTGATTGTTATGCCAGCCCTCTCCAAATGCAAGCAATGCAACCCACCTGTGGTGAccaaattttacaaatattaTTTACTACTAGAAAACAATTTAAagatacaaaagaaaaagattaattGATCGGTAACAAGAGAGAGCTTGCAGAACGGgggaggaggaaaaaaaaaaaggtcattaCCAGTTATTCCGGGAAAGATCACCAGTGTTCCAGACCTGATTTCCCCAAACATGGCAAGCTGAATTCACAAACCAAGTGATGTGGTATACCCACACGATTCTCACTCCCTGCATTCCCCAAAAAATTGCAAATATCATTAGGTTGGCCTCCCATGTCCTCCCTCACTTTTTGTTCACTCTCTTCACAGCTAACTGAAACGTAACCTCTGTTCTCTTGATGCAGAAAGAACATAAGCATGAATGAATTATCTCGTGCACCTCCCGTTTAGATTGCCACTTTTtggagtttctttttttttttttatagaaaaatgcattgtaacgatttgatacatataaaataaaaaaaaagtaatcaaaAAACATgttcaaaagaaaaattgcgttccaaacaaaaattttgCGCTGTGAGAGTGATGTTTGCGCATCACATATTTGTGGCTCTTGGTTTCTGACCACAAAATCAAACACTCACCTTTCCCTTCCACTTGATAGCCTGGGACCAATTGCCTCAACTAGCCTAGTAGTACTGGTCCAGAGGGTTAGTGGCAAGAAGACTAAGCAGAAGCCTAACCCCATGTTAGTGCTGGCCTACCTAGTTTAAACTCTTCTGCAGACTGGATACGCTGTATCACAAATCCATGCACGTTGCACAGAAGTGCTACCTTATACAGAAAGTCTACTGTATAATGGATGATAGCTGGTTCTTTTTAACTCTCTTGACAGGGTGAAATAGATAATTCTCTCCTGCAAAACTACTAAATTGGCTTTATGAAAGAATGCAGAAAACTTTTTCAACTTACCATTCCCCAGACAATATAAGGAAACCCTCCAACCGCATACAAGATAGCTGCAAATGCCATTGGATGGATAATATAAGTGCTTTGGAGGAATTTATAGAACGGCTGCTTCTCCAAATCAACAACATTGGTGGGATTTCCACACTGAAAATAGCGGACCTCGGCGGAATCAGCGAAGAACACAACCagaaagggaaaagaggaaaaaaaaaaagtgaagaaaatgaagGCAAAAACAAATTTACCCTCTTCACAACAGCATTAGTGTCAAAGAGCCAACTCATGTGACTGAACCAAAATCCTTCAACGGGGCTGTGAGGATCTTTGTCGGAATCACAAAATTGATGGTGGTATCTATGTGTACTCACCCAGTCAATTGGATTCCCCTGCAAACAGAATTCA
It includes:
- the LOC113740087 gene encoding palmitoyl-monogalactosyldiacylglycerol delta-7 desaturase, chloroplastic-like, translated to MAFLATPSPRAKSCSFAPLQCSNQRPRRVIFHELNSLSKNAKYTLQISYLRAQRVKRVIPIVRAASAPVEESEEKSRIGRILLSDVVVKRKRNVYWGRKWNSLDIGTVGVVAAMHFLSLFAPFTFNWGAFWIAVGLYVITGLLGITLSFHRNLSHRSFKLPKWLEYFFAYCGVQALQGNPIDWVSTHRYHHQFCDSDKDPHSPVEGFWFSHMSWLFDTNAVVKRCGNPTNVVDLEKQPFYKFLQSTYIIHPMAFAAILYAVGGFPYIVWGMGVRIVWVYHITWFVNSACHVWGNQVWNTGDLSRNNWWVALLAFGEGWHNNHHAFEHSARHGLEWWQIDVTWYAVRLLQAIGLATAVKLPTESQKQRMAFNN